In Serinus canaria isolate serCan28SL12 chromosome 4, serCan2020, whole genome shotgun sequence, the sequence AGGCAGGAGGGAACCCACACCCTTCCCTGAGCCCACGGAGCCCCCCATGCCCCCGCCCCAccacagagccctggagcacagccGGGGGTGCTGCCCACCCCCCTCCAGCCGGGCCGACTCCGAGAGATGCCACGGGGCTTTATTGAGGTGCTTCCACACGGGTCTGGGCCGGGACCCCCTCCCCGGAGAGGCTGGTGAGTGCGTGTCCCCACGGGCGCTGCCCTCCCGGGGCTCCCGGGGCAGGCGGGCACAAATCCGGGGGACCCGTGGAATGGGGGGACAGAAGGACCGGGGCTCCGTGAGTCCAGAGAGGTCCCGAGGGTCCCAGGGAACCGTGGCCCGGGGTGCAGGAATCGGGGGTCTGGGGTCCGGCGGAGGAACCGGGGTCCGGTGGTGGGGCTGAGGATCCGGTCCCGGGACCGTTGGTCCGGTGGTAACGGCAGGGCCGGGGTCCGGTGGTGGGACCGGGGCTCCGAGGGTCCGCTCACGGCGGGGCCAAGCCGCCCAGGCGGAGCTCCTCgctctccagcatctccctggAAAAGAAGGGCCGGGCTAAGCCCCTcgccccccgtgccccccgcGCCCCCCTCGCGTACCGGTACGCGGCGATCTCCGCCTCCAGCGCCATCCGCAGCCGCAGCAGTGCCGGGTACTCCCGCAGGCACCGGGCCATCTCCGCCTCCGCCGCCCCGATCTCCCGCTCCAGCTCCGCCACCCGCTCCTGAGTCGGGCCGTCAGTagcgccggggccgcggggcgaCCCCCGGGATCCCCGGCCGGACCCCCGCTCACAGTGACCTCTGGCCCCACAGGGACCCCGCCCAGACCCCCGATCCGCACGGACCCCCACCCCCGGCCCGAACCCCACCTACACGGACTCCCGGCACTCCTGACCCGGCCCCTGGAGCTCCGCATCGCCCCCCGCACGGATCCCCGGACAGACCCCCGCCCTACACGGACCCCACCCCACATGGATCCACGGGATCCCCAACCCCTCCTCGACACCCACCCACAGGGACACCCGGCGGCCCGACCCACACAAACCCCAGCTCCCGGTCCCGCCTGAActcccccatccctcctggGGCCCCCCTCCTCTATCCGGACCCCTGACCCCcgcccctccccatccccacccccccttctccccatccctccgggcatccagctccagcaccgcccccccccccaaacaTCCACCCcccctcctcccatcccagcccccacccccgctccctcccagccccccaggcgccccccgcccccctcCATCCCGCACCTGGTACTTGGCCAGCTCCCCGCTCCGCCGGTCCCgcagcccctccagctgccGGTGTAACGCGCCCACCGCCCCCCGCAACGCCTCCACCTCGGCGGCTCGGGCTCGCAGCAGCCTCCGGTAACCGGCGGCCTCAGCACGGGCACGGAGCACCgcctcgccgccgccgccccacCGGCACCGGGGCCGGCCCTCGGCCGCGCTCATCCCGGTGGTAATGCGGTTCCACCCCTCCGCGTCACGGAACCGCAGCCAATCCCGCCGGTACCGGGTGTCCGACTCCTCCCGACAGCAACGGAGAGGGGGAGCCCGCAGAAGCCTGTCCCCCAAAAGTGGGGTGAGGGGCTGCGGCATCGCGGGGGGCGGCGGGTGGGATGCAAGGTTGAGTTCAGGGTCAAGGTCACCGTTGtcgtccccccccccccccccgccacgCCCTTCATCCCCTCCATCATCATCAACAAAGGCTGGAGTTGGGCTGGATGGTCCTGGAGGGAGGAACCCCCACTTAGGGGGTCACTGGGGAGGGGGTGCAGAGATTTGCCAGAAGAAGGAGGGATTCAGCCCCTCTGCACTCCACGAGAGTCCTGTGGGTCACACCCAGGCTCAGTCTGTGGGAGGTGACTCGCGGGGGCAGTCAGGGACTGGGACAATCCGTCAGCATGGGGGGCACCCCGGGCCCATGGCGGGGGGCTGCACGGGCATGTCCAGGCCCAGGGAGCTGACAGACCAGTGGGGGGAGGGCCGGGGGCCCAGACTGTCAGTCTGTCCCACCACGGGGTGGGGCCGGTGTGGCCAAGTCCTTCGTGCACAGATGGAAGGCGGAGGTAACAAACTCCGACCGGGATAAGGCAAGTGGTGCAGGTGGTGCAGACCCcgctgccaggctggggggcTTCCAGCACCAGGAATGGGAGCTCCACgccctgctgcaggtgggctggaggctgtggggcccatggagctgctggtgggggagCTGCAGTACTCTGCCAGGTATGGGGGCCCATCCCTTGGCTCCCAGGGTtccaggcagggagctgcaggtgtcCATAGGGTGTAGAGGCCCAGCCCTTGGCTCCCACGGGTGTAAGCAGAGGGCCACAGACATCTGTGGGgtgcaggggctcagccctgggcacctGGGGGTCAGGTAGGGCGCTGCAGAGGTCCATAGGGCATGGGGGCCCAGCCTTGGGCTCCTGGGGGtccacagcagtgctccaggtggggttTGGTGAAGCTTTGAGTCCAACCGCAGGGGCACAGCCTCACTCCTGGGTGCTCCTGGGGGGCtctccatggcagggagggggatGCCAGTGCGGGGCtctcaggaagctgcagccccttccctgccacgGTCCAGGCTCAGAGCCCACcgggctcccagtgccacctcctggcACATCAACAGCACCTGGAGCCCTCACACCACAGAGGCCACCCCAGAGACCGACGTCACCTTGTTGTCCTCggcccagggctggaggttCTGCAGGGCGTAGAGCGAGGAGTTGTGCATGCAGAGCGGGTCCTGCGGCAGCGGCTGCGCCAGGCTCTTCTGGAaagcctcctgctgcaggtgcagcatCAGCCGGTTGGCCTGCTGCCGCTCGGCCTCGCGCTCCTCCGCCGTCTGACGCCtgcgcacacacacacccacagtCGGCACcggctgcagctggcactgccacgTGCCAGCGGGTCACTGTCCCACAGCACTGTCCCTTGTCCCCTTATTACTGCCACGTGACACGTGCCACAGCACCACCAGAGCTCGCCCAGGAGGCCACAGGGGAGGCCATGGTGGTGGCAGCCCGTGCCATCCATccccagttcatcccagtccCAACCACAGGGCTTGCTGCTGGAGGgatgtggggtttggggctgcCAGAGGGATATTGGGGTCATACAGATATATTGGGGTGTCTGCCACAGGGATATTGGGGTGTCTGCCACAGGGATATTGGGTGGCTGTCAGAGGGATATTGGGGTGTCTGCCAGAGGGATATACTGGGGTGGCTGTCAGAGGGATCTATATTGGGATGGCTGTCATGGGGATATTGGGGTGTCTGCCAGCGGGATATACTGGGGTGTCTGAAGGATGCAGGGGTTGGGCTGCCAGAGGGGTGTGAGCATCACGGTTGTGGCAGCTGTCCCTGTTACCTCCACTTGGTGCGGCGGTTCTGGAACCAGGTCTTGACCTGGGCGTCCGTCATCTTGAGGGCCTTGGCCAGGGTGGCACGCTCGGCCGAGGCCAGGTACTTCTGGCGGTGGAAGCGCTTCTCCAGCTCGCAGATCTGCACCCGGGAGAAGGACGTGCGCGGCTTCTTGCGCTTGGGCGGCGTGCGGTTCTGGTACGGGTGCCCGATGCGCCGCGTCACCGCGAAGGGCGACAGCGCGGCTGTGGGGACAGCGGCGTCAGGGGGGGCTCAGGGTCAccccagcaaagcacagcaggacaggatgctgggggatggcagggggctcagggcCAGGGGGGCACATGGGGATGGGGAGCTCCAAGGGAGCCACcagtgctgcctgggagaaTAGGGGAGGAGGACACCCAGAGTTGTGCCcaccttggggacatgggggcaGCTCAAGACATGGCATGAGGAAGGACTTGTCCCCTTTCCTAGCCCATGGCACAGTcactcccccagccctggggtcgGCACTGGAATGTCGGGGTGGATGGGCTGGCCCGGTCACAGGACTGATGCAGGACCATCGAGCCCGGCTGCACAAACCTACCCTCCCCTCACACCgagccctgccacagcccccaaGGAGCctctggggcactgcagggactgcccagccctgcccatgaGAGAACGGGACCACAGCAGCTGTTGGGAGGCAGACAGTCTTTTTCCAtgggccagcagtgcctgtgctgacCACTACCAGGGGCCAGGGAAGCggatgtccctgcccagctgaggtgtgacccagccctggtgaggccaacactccacatcccagccccagaAGCTGCCAGAGCTTCAGGGAGcatcagagcagcaaagcagcatggAGGAAAGTAAAGGTTTGACAGGCTCAGCCCCCAACGCCTGCACCCCTCCCGCTCTGGCAGCAGCCTTGGCCAAGCCATGACCCTACAGCACCACATCCCCGTGGTGCCATGGcaccacagccaccaccagGGCCAGCACCACGTGGGCAGGGCTGCACATGGCCGGGACCATGGGTGGCCATGGGGCTACATCcccccatggcacagggacgtggggcacagcccacagcaccccagggaccccctggcacccagagaccctccctcccacccacGCCCAGGAGGCCGCCTGGCCGCCGGCGGGGGCGGGCGCGGCTGAGGCAGGTGGAGCCGTGCAGCCGGGGGGACAGAGGCCCCCATGCCCCCTCCCCGCATGGGCGGCCCCTCTCCGGgaccagctgcctcctgcctgcagcccaccCCAAGGCCAAGGTGCTGAGTGATGGCTGCGGCTGGGAGACCCcgtgctggggaggggctgcccCATCCACCCAACGCTGGCGCCAGGCAGGAGACGAGGACGTCACCCGCCATCCCTGCGCGGGGACGGTGCTTCGTCACCGCTGCCATGGTGGGGTGGGCCGGGAGGCGACCACGGTTCTGCTGGCGCCCGGGTGGGACCCCCAGAGtccccagcctcctgccccaGACCCTCCCATCACCCACATGGCCGGGactcagcccccagccccacacggCCTCCAGCCTTGTCCCCGCACACGGCCACACACTGTGGACGTGGCAGTGCCGCCATCTTGGGTGGGAGTGGAGCTGAGCCAGGCCGGGGGTCCCCAGCACTCACACACGGTCCCAGTGCCCAGGACTCCAACCTCAGCACCCCTCTTGCTTCTGGGGTGTAGCAACCAGCATCCCCACCCCAGCACGGCACTCAGCCCCGgccacaccagcagcacctcaaCCCCTCGCTGCCTCTTCAACACTTGTATCgctgccctggcctctgtcACAGCGCTGGCACTCAGTGTTTCTCACCGACACCTGAACGTTCAGATCCGGGATCCCATCCCCAGACACCCCCCAGGTACCCCTGCACCACTGCCCCGGTTCTCCGGGGTTCACAAGGCATGGGACATCCACTCTGTGCACGGATGGGCTTTGTCCTCAGTCCCACGGTGGGTCCCCCGCCCTGCACCGtgtccccacagagcccccacATCACATCTCACACCCGCAGAGCCCCCACCCCACTCTCTGCTCCAAGGGAGCCCCCACTCTGCACCCACCCGcaccccagctcccctcagcctccctgtTACGGTGGCACAGTGTCGCCACCGGCACCTCCAAACCTGGCAAGGAACCAGACACGGAGTAGAGACCGAAGCCCGCTGGGACCCCCCGGGCTCCACCCGGAGCCACCAGACCCTGTCCGGTGCCGCGGTGGAACCGCCGGTAGCCGCGTGTATCCCAAGCCGCTCCCGCGGGCTCCGACGGCGGCGGGCCAGGACCGGCCACTGCGGGAACCTGTGGAGCGCACAGTCCCCGCCATCCCCGACCGATCCCCGTGTCCGCCCCGAcccgcgccgcgcccgccggATCGCGCTGCCTCGACGGAACCAAGGAAGCGGCCGGTACCGCGTGAGCGCCCGGAGCCGTCAATAGCCGCCCGTAGCCGCCGGCAGCCGTCCCGCCCGCTCACCTGAGAGCCGGTCCTTGGCGATGCGGCGGGTGGTCTCCATCCACGGGAAGGTGAGTCCCGGCAGcgcggggcccggcggcggcgcggcgggcgcggcgggcggcggaGCGGGCGCGGGCCGGTGCGCCGGGACGCGGATGACTccggcgggcggcgcggcgggcgcgggggtCACGTTCACGCTCACGTTCATGCTCATGTTGAGGTTGTAGGAGCCGAGCGGACCGGTGGGGCCGTAGCCGCTGCCGTAGAGCCCGTAGTCGGGCTCTGCCGCCGCCCGGTGCGGCCCCGTGGGCTCGGGGCCGCCCAGGATCTGGTCGATGCCGAAGCTGATGGGCTCGTGGGGCGCGGGGGGCCCCGGGCCGCCGCCCTCCCGCTCCATCCCGGCCGCGCTCAGAgccggcggggcgcgggcatggccggggggcggcggcggtCGGCGGCGGCGACGGGCACGGAGCGCCCGGTGCGGGACAGGACGCGGTGCGCGGTGCGGGTGCGGGCCCGGAGCAAGGTGCGGGGCAGGTGCCGGCTGCGGGTGCGGGCCCGGGGCAGGGTGCGGGGCATGGCTCGCAGCCGCTGGCGGCCCCGGGGCGGGAGCGCGGGTGGGCTGCGGGCCCTGGCGGAACGCGCTTTTCTGCCCCGCTCCATCCGGACCGGCCGAACTCCCACCGCCTGCGCCCTGATTGGCGGCCGCGCCCCGTGATTGACAGCCCGGAGCCCCGCCTCcgccccgggacccccccccccccccgccgctCCGGGCCCCCGCCCCGGCTCCGGGACAAGCGGACGGGCCCGTCGGGTCCCCAACGCCCCCCGTGCACCGACGGCTACGTACTCGTTCCCCCCGCCGGGGCGTCCGCCGGACTGCCTACCCGGTCCAGCGGAGCAGCTGTCGCATCGGGCAGCAGCGCGGCGCTTTTCGCGTCCCCGCTCCGTCCGCAGCTCCGTCGGCGCTTCCAGCCGCCTCTCCCGGGGCCCACCAAGCGGCCCCTGCCCCAGTGCCGTTATGGCGGGGCGCACGCACCGGCGCCTGCCGTGCCTAGGCTTCGCACCAAGCCCGGTTCCCGCCGATCCCATCCGTACGGGAGCAAATGGATCTGGCGGCCCCCGGAGCCAACGCGCCCGGGGCAGGGACCCAGAGGTTGCTCCGACCCGGTGTTCCTAGAACATGGACACGTCCCGGGACATGGATCCCAATCTCCTCGAGCCGCCGTTGGCGGTCGCTGGGGTCTCAGTTCCCAGGAAACCGCCTTTCCCGGAGCACCGACCCCACGCCGACCTTCAGTTCCCGGGCCATGAATCCCCACTCCCCCGGACCTGCCGTTCCCGGTATCATGGACTCCGTTTTCCACGGACCAGACCGTTCGGGGGTTGGAGTCCGACACCCCTGGCCCCGCCATTCCCGGAGACAGACCCCGGTTCCCTATCCGCCGTTCCCTTGGATGGACCCCTGTTCCCCGCCCGCCTTTCCCGgtcacagagcccagcccggccccgtCGGCGGGCGGTAACGGCAGCGGAGAGCGGCACTGGCTGGGTCGGGTCTTCCGACGACTATCGCGACAGCGACACGGCGGCCCCGCGGGTGGGTTCTTGGCGGCTCCCGAGCGGGTCACGGCCCCGGGACAGGGTCTGGCGAAGCGGAGGCGGCTTCCCGGGCACCCTGGCGCCACCGGTCTGGGGCAAATGACATTACCGGGGCCTGCGCCTGTAAATCACGGCGGCAccgggggctgcagctgccgcACCGGGGGCACTGCACACCCCGGGGCACCTCGCATCCCGGGGGCACCGCAGGCACCGGGGGCACCGGGTGGGCCCTGGCTCGCCGCAGTGTGGGGTGCCCGTCCCTGCGGCCGCAGCTCTGCCGGGGTGTGGGGCCGCGGGAACCGGGGCTGCACGGGCACAAGCCTGTGCCACCCTCGGCCATGCCCACAGCCCACCCCGGCACCGGGAACGGCcgagctgctcctctccacacCAGGGGCACCGACGGAGCCTCGTGTGCCCAGAATGGGAGGGGGACACAGCACCGGGACCCTGCCCTGCAGGCGCCACGGCTTTCCGGCGTTCCCTGCTCGCAGCCCGACAGGTGCCGGGACAAATCCCGGGGTTCCCACTGTGGCTTTTCCACTTGGAAAGAGCCACCGACTCCGGGTCTGCTGCGGCAAAGGGACTCGCTGTGACCCCGTGGGGTGCAGCCATGGCGGCGGCACTGGCAGTGACAACGGTGACAGTGGCGGCAGTGGCggtgacagtggcagtgggAGGAAATGGCCGGTGCCGGGGGAGGAGGCGGCAGCAGGTTAATTGAACCCGGAGCAGGAGGCAGATGTTGCCGTGCCCAGGGGCTGGAATCTGCCGGGCTGGGAGATGGATTGGGGGGCTGGGACGGGGCTCGGGGCAATGCGGGCTCTCCCGGCGCCTGCTTGCGCCAGGGCCCGCCCCACGCCCAAGGGAGTCTGCAGGCGACATCCCCGGCCGGAGCAGCCCCCCCTGCCCTACACCCTCCAGCAGCACGACCAGGGCTGCCctgagagggaggggaagaacCGAGGGTGCTCGAGGAGTTCTAAGCCCCTTCCCATCCCGGCTGTGGGTGTAGGGTGTCTCCCTGCCTGGGACCCCACTAGCCAAGGTGTCACCACCTTGTGCCGctggctctgctttcccagtgACCCTTGGGCCACCTGTAAGGAGGccgtgtccctgtgcctgctccagggTCCCCTGAGCCACCCAGGGACCAAGCAGGGTCCCTGCACCCAGAACCCCCCAGTGGGCCAGTGCAGACCCTTCCTCATTTCTCGACCACAGCAGGGACCTCTGTGTCCTCTGTGtcccccctcccaccccaagGGGCTGGGCCTGGCGGTTCTCGTGGATGGCAGTGACAGCTGGAGGGGATGCTGCAGAAAAAAGGGCATTTTCCCAGTCCAAGCAGAGAATCAGCCTTCAGCCAGCGCAGCGCCGGGCCCTGCCACCGCCAGAGCTGCACCAGCATCTCTCCGCACCTCGCCCTCCAcgcccctctgcccctgggagcagggaatcaCACATGGGGTCTGCGGGGTCTGGCCCCTGCCCGCCCCATCACGGAGGTGCTGCCCGAAGCTGCCGGAGCTCCTCGCCTCGTGCCCCACCGGGACCCGGGGACTGCCGGTGCAGCTGCGCGGCTTCGTGGTGCCGCGTCCCCGGTGCCACCCGTGCCGGTGCTTCCGTCCCCCACGGGGACGCCGCGGGCTCGGAAGCTGCTGCCGGGGCGGGGGTCGCTGGTACgggtccctgcctgtccccggTGCCGGCTCGGTGCCCCGGCCATCACGGGGACCTGGCGGGGCCCCACGCTCCCACCGGCCAGAGGCTGCCGCGCGCCCGCTCCCGCCCGCTCCCCCCCGTAATCTCATTAGCGCTGGACGTCCCCTTCTTCCTCCCGCTTCCCCCCAAACCCGCTGGCAAACTGGAGGGACAGtcagctcctctctggctgCTGGGTTAATTCTGGGCTAATTAGATGAACCAGCCCAGATTGGATTACTTTAGCCTGCATTTGGTCCTCCAGTCCTTGGCTTGCGGCTCCCGGGGGAGCTGCTGGCGCCTCCTGCCTCAATCAGACACTTCTTAACCGCATGAAACACTCCCGGTgccccccgccgcccgcccgccgcgggcGCCGGCACCCGGACGGGGTGCGCGGGGTGAGGCGGCAGCAGCCGGTGGGCGCGGTGCCCACCCCGACCCGGCTGGTACGCCGGGAGGGCTGGCATGAGGATGGATGGGGCCGGCATGGGGATGAGATGGAGTCGGGATGGGACCGCTGTGGGGTTGGGATGGGGTCACCGTGGCCGCGGATGGTCCCCGCGGGCTCCCGCGGACCCGACAGCCGAGTCGCCCGCTCGGACGTCACGGTGGCCCTCGGCGTCTGCGCGGTGTCCTCGGGGAGGAGCCGGGTGCCACATGGGTGCGTGGGCGACTGCACGGTGACGCCAACACCcggctgctgtggggctgctcccccGGGGAACCgccaggctgcagccccgggGGAGGGGGACAAGGGGTACTGCGGTTCCAGACTCGGGGTGTAGCACGGGCCACCCCCCTCAAACCCTCTGGGGACCCCAGCTCCGTGGTCTGGGAGCAGGGtcaggagggctggggggacacagtCTGgcctggggggctgcagaggggatggATGCCAGCGGAGCGGGAGCTGAGAGCCCCCGGGCTTTCGGTGGGGGGTGAGGACggagcaggggacagagggggagCTGTGGGAGTGGGGGGCGCACACAGCCCCCACCCCCCGCTcgggctgcaggacaggcagctccagcccactGGTCAGTGGGAGAGAGCCACGGGACACGTGGCTGGGCAcacctgtcccctctcccaCGCCCGATGCCCTCAGGATACCCCACTCTCACCACCCCAGGGTCCGACACCAGCCGGTGGCTTTTGGGGGGGTCTGCCCGGCCTGGGGGCTGCACGTGCCAGTGCTGTCCGTCCTGGAGGGCTGGTGCCCGTCGGGGGGCCACAGTGGGCCGGTGGCTGGTGGCCGCTGACAGCCACGTCGCTCAGCGCCTCGTTATCGAAGGTTAATTGGATTCTGCAGATGTACTCGGTGCATTAGGCAGGAGCTCAGTCCATAAACACTCAGCCCCCGCTGCCCTATAGGGACCCCTGCACACCTCAGAGGGATTAATGGGGGATCCCTATCCACCCTGCCTGATCTAACAGGGACCTCTGTCCGCCCTGGGGCCCCCTGCCTCCCTTGGGTGTCCCTGTTCACCTGACGGGGGTGGAGGCGGGGAGCTaactctgctgccctgcaccacTGCGGCCATGAGTGTGTCCAGCCTCAGCCAAGCCTCGCTCAGCCCCAGCGAGGGCTCCGG encodes:
- the LOC115485319 gene encoding alpha-internexin-like, with product MPQPLTPLLGDRLLRAPPLRCCREESDTRYRRDWLRFRDAEGWNRITTGMSAAEGRPRCRWGGGGEAVLRARAEAAGYRRLLRARAAEVEALRGAVGALHRQLEGLRDRRSGELAKYQERVAELEREIGAAEAEMARCLREYPALLRLRMALEAEIAAYREMLESEELRLGGLAPP
- the TLX2 gene encoding T-cell leukemia homeobox protein 2, with the protein product MEREGGGPGPPAPHEPISFGIDQILGGPEPTGPHRAAAEPDYGLYGSGYGPTGPLGSYNLNMSMNVSVNVTPAPAAPPAGVIRVPAHRPAPAPPPAAPAAPPPGPALPGLTFPWMETTRRIAKDRLSAALSPFAVTRRIGHPYQNRTPPKRKKPRTSFSRVQICELEKRFHRQKYLASAERATLAKALKMTDAQVKTWFQNRRTKWRRQTAEEREAERQQANRLMLHLQQEAFQKSLAQPLPQDPLCMHNSSLYALQNLQPWAEDNKVTSVSGVASVV